A stretch of DNA from Arthrobacter globiformis:
TGCCTTCGTGGATGGCGATGTTGACCATCTGGTTTTCCAGCATGAAGTTGGTGGCGTCACCCACGGTGGCGCCCGAAACGGTGATCTGGTCGTAGTCCGAGGTGTCCATGAAGACGAAGTCCGCGCCGTCCTGGTACAGGTACTGGTAGTCGCGGCGGTCCACGGTGGCGGTCTCGATCTTGAGGCCAGCGTTGAACGTCTTGTCCACTACCTTGCCGGACATGACGTTGCGCATCTTGGTGCGCACGAAGGCGCCGCCCTTGCCCGGCTTGACGTGCTGGAACTCGATGACGTTCCAGAGCTGGCCCTCGAGCTTCAGGACGGTCCCGTTCTTGATGTCGTTTGTGGTTGCCACTGGTTTCCTCTGGTTGTGTGTGACTGGTTCTGGCTGCCAGCTGGTTATGCCAAGCAGGCATGCCGAACGGCGCGCCAGCGTGTGTTTATCAAAAATCCAGAAACTATTCTAGCGGAAAAGGCTGGCACGCTTTTCGGGCCCCCTGGCGGTGCGGCCGGAGGACCGCTGCGGCGCAGCCGGAAGACCCGTCAGGAGGCCAGTTCGAAGACGTCCCGTGCCCGCTGCAGCGCCACCGTTGAGGAGTAGATAAGCGCAGCGTCGGCGGACTGCGCCACCCGGAGATCGAGCGCCCGGGTGAAGGATTCCACCGCAGCGCCGATGTTTCCCGCGGCGAAGTACGCCCGGCCAAGGTACTGGTGGGCGAGGGCTTCGTTGGCCGTGCCCTGTGCCTCGGTGAGGAGCTGCCGGAAGAGTTCGACCGCGCGGTCATAGCGGTGGGAGACGCGCAGGACATCCGCTTCATACGCCCGGAGCCGGAACGACTCGGGGTCCCGGTAGCGGGCCTCTGCCAGCACTTCGGCCGCGTCGCCGGCGCGTCCCTCGGCGAGCAGCACAAGGACCCGCTCGGCGGGGTCGGTGGATGCCTCAAGCGCGGCGGCGCACGTCTCTTCGCTGATAATTTCGGGAAGCAGCGATTCGGGGTTGACCCGGATCCCCGGGAATCCGCCGTCGGGCCATTCGATCGTTCCGGTCTGGTCGTCGCGCATCAGGAAGCAATCTCCTGGTAGGCGGCGAAGAGCAGGGAGGTATCGGGCACGTCCAGGATCCCCGGCTTGGCGATCCCGTCGAGGACGACGAAGCGGAGCAGGTCGCCGCGGGACTTTTTGTCGCGGCGCATGCCGTCCAGAAGGCCCTGCCAGCGGTCGCGCCGGTACGTGACGGGCAATCCGAGGGATTCGAGGATGCTGCGGTGCCGGTCGGCGTCGGCGTCGCTGAGCCGGCCCACGCTGCGGGACAGCTCGGCCGCAAACATCATGCCCACCGAGACGGCAGCGCCGTGCCGCCAGGAGTAGCGTTCCACGAGTTCGATGGCGTGGCCCAGGGTGTGGCCGTAGTTAAGGATTTCCCGGAGTCCGGATTCCTTGAGGTCCTCCGAGACGACGCGGGCCTTGACGGCGATGGCGCGTTCGATGAGCTCACGCAGAACGTCGGAGCCTGGATCGGTCACGGCATCCGGATCCTTTTCCACGAGGTCCAGGATGGCGGGATCGGCAATGAAGCCGCACTTAATGACCTCGGCCATGCCGGAGATGATCTCGTTCCGGGGCAGGGTCTTGAGCGTGTCCAGGTCCGCGAGGACAGCGGCGGGCGGATGGAAGGACCCAACCAGGTTCTTGCCTTCGGCCGTGTTGATCCCGGTCTTGCCGCCCACGGCGGCGTCGACCATGCCGAGGAGGCTGGTGGGCATGTGGATGACCTTGACGCCGCGCAGCCAGGTGGCGGCCACGAAGCCGGCAAGGTCGGTGACAGCGCCGCCGCCGACGGAGACCACGGCATCAGAGCGGGTGAAATCGTTCTGGCCCAGCACCTGCCAGCAGAAGGCGGCAACCTGGATGTGCTTGCCTTCCTCGGCGTCGGGGATTTCCGCGGTGACGGCGGTGAAGCCGGCAGCGGCCAGTTCATCCCGGACGGTGTCGCCGGTGAGCCGGAGGGCCCGCGGGTGGATGACGAGGACGCGGCGGACGCGCTCCCCCAGCAGTCCCGGCAGCGTGCCGAGCAGGCCGCGGCCAACTACGACGTCGTAGTTGTCCCCGGCGGACTGGCCGGTGACCTTGATGACGGTTGATTCGCTCACTTTTCAACTTCCTGTTTCGCGGCAGCACTTCCGTTGGCTGCCGTCGTCGCGGTTTTGTTGATCTCGCGGGTGGTGGTTTCGTGCGGTTTGCCGGCGGCGAAATCACACAGCGCCGTTTCCAGTTTGAGCCCCAGCTGCGGCACGGTTCCCTGCCGGACGTCCAGCACGATGTCCGCGAGGCGCTCATAGACCGGCTTCCGGGTGGCGAACAGCGCCTTCCAGCGCCGGATGCCGTCACCGGCCAGCAGCGGCCGGCCGGAATTCTTGGCGATACGGGCGGCGACGGTATCGGCGTCACACTCCAGATAGACCACCGTGCACCGCTCCAGCAGCTGCTGCGTGCCGGAGTCCAGCACCGACCCGCCGCCCAGGGAAACCACGGTGGCGGTGCCGGCCGCGGCCTCGAGGATGCGGGCCACCGTCCGGGCTTCGATCTCCCGGAAGGCACGCTCGCCGCGGCTGGCAAAGATGTCCGCGATGGAACCGTGGCCCTCCACGATGACCGCGTCGGTGTCCACGAACGGGGCGTCCAGCTGCTGCGCCAGCTGCTGCCCGATCGCCGATTTGCCGACCGCCATGGGCCCGATGAGCACAATGGGCCGGTCCCCTGCGGCGCAGGGTGTATTGCTCCGGGGCACTAGAGTCCGATCGTATCCAGCGACGCCGGAATGCTCTCGAGGTAGCCCTTGATGTTGCGGGCGGTCTCGGCCACGGAGTCGCCGCCGAACTTTTCGGTCACGGCCTCGGCCAGGACCAGCGCAACCATTGCCTCGGCCACCACGCCGGCAGCCGGAACCGCACAGACGTCCGAGCGCTGGTGGTGGGCCTTGGCCGCCTCGCCGGTGCTGATGTCGATGGTCTTCAGGGCGCGCGGCACGGTGGCGATGGGCTTCATGGCAGCCCTGACGCGCAGGACGTCGCCGATGCTCATGCCGCCTTCGATGCCGCCGGCGCGGTTGCTGGTGCGGATGATCCTGCCGTCAGCGTCCTTGATGATCTCGTCGTGGGCGGCGGAGCCGCGGCGTGCGGCGGTGAGGAAACCGTCGCCCACCTCAACGCCCTTGATGGCCTGGATGCCCATGAGGGCGGCGGCCAGGCGGGAATCAAGGCGGCGGTCCCAGTGGACGTAGCTGCCGAGGCCCGGGGGCAGTCCGTAGGCGAGCACTTCCACCACGCCGCCGAGGGTTTCGCCTTCCTTGTGGGCGGCGTCCACCTCCGCAACCATGGCGTCGGACGTTTCGCGGTCAAAGCAGCGCAGCGGATCGGCGTCGAGCGCGATCACGTTGTCCGGCAGCGGCAGCGGCCGGCCCTCCGGAACGGTCACGCTGGCGATGGAGACTGTGTGGCTGACCAGCTCAATGCCCAGGTGTTTCAGGAACTGGGCGGCGACCGTGCCCATGGCAACGCGCGTGGCGGTCTCGCGGGCGCTGGCGCGCTCAAGCACGGGACGGGCCTCGTCGAAGCCGTATTTCTGCATGCCGGTGAAGTCAGCGTGTCCGGGGCGCGGCCGGGTCAGCGGGGCGTTCCGGGCCTGCCCCGCGAGTTCCTCGGGGTCCACCGGATCGGCTGACATGATCTGTTCCCACTTGGGCCATTCGGTGTTTCCCACCTGGATGGCAACCGGGCCGCCCTGGGTGATGCCGTGGCGGACACCGCCGAGGATGGTCACGACGTCCTGCTCAAACTTCATCCGTGCCCCGCGGCCGTAGCCGAGCCGCCGGCGGGCAAGGGCATCGGCGATCTGCCCGCTGGTGAGTTCAACACCTGCGGGGACGCCTTCAATAATTCCGACCAGTGCCGGGCCATGGGATTCACCGGCGGTCAACCAACGCAACATAAAAACCATCCTGCCATGTCTGGCGGTCAGGACACCCGCCGGGGTGCCCCGACTGCGTCGCACATCACATCTATGACTTCGGCACTGCCGGCCTCGGCGAGGCCGGTGAAATGGCGGACCTGCTCCACCGCCTGGTAGAGCAGCATTTCAAGTCCGGGGACCACTGTTCCGCCTCCGGCGTGCCAGGCCGCGGCGATTTGGCTGGGCCAGGGGTCGTAGGCGACGTCCAGCAGGACGCCGTCCGTGCGCCGCCCCAGCGCTTCGAGTTCTGCTGCCATCCCGTCGGCCGCCCGCGGCGGCAGTGTGGAGATTACGACGCCGGCACCGGCCATCGCTTCGACGGCACCGTCGAGGGAATGGACGGTGATGTCCATGCCGAGCCCGCTGGCCGCAGCCCTGGCTTCTTCAGCCCGGGCCGTGTTCCGCACGTACAGGTCCACCTTCACGGCACCAAGCTCCTGCAGGGCTGCCACTGCCGCGGCTGCCGTTCCGCCGCCGCCAAGAATGACGCCCGAGGGGCCGTCACCGGCCCCGGCGTTGCGGAGGGCGTTGACGATCCCCGCGACGTCGGTGTTGTAGCCGATGCGCCGGGTGGAGTCCCCGACGCCCTCGAACACCACCGTGTTGATGACGCCCAGGACCCGGGCCACTCCGCGGACCTCGTCCACCTCGGCGACCATGGCTTTCTTCAGCGGCATGGTGATGGACAGTCCCCGCCAGCCGGGCTCGGCGCGGACGGTGTCCATGAACGCCGGCAGTGACTCTTCGGTCACGTCGATGGCGCTGTAGCCGATCTCCGCCCCGAGCCGGGCGTAGGCGGCAAGGTGCAGCGCCGGTGACTTCGAATGGCCGATGGGGTGCCCCAGGACGGCCGCCCGCAGGCTCATACGCAACGGCCCGGATTAGCCTCGCACCAGGCGTTGTACTGTTCGACGTAGCCGTTGTGCTCGGCCAGCGTCTTGGAGAACTTCGTCTCCTTGGTGTCGAGGTTGATGGTCACCCAGTACAGGTAATCGTTGTTGTTCGGCTTGGCCGCCGCGTCGATGGCCGTCGTGCCCGGCGATCCGATGGGCCCGGCAGGCAGGCCTTGGATGGCGTACGTGTTGTAGGGGTTGGACTTGTCCGCCTTTTCGGCCTCATCGATGTGGAAGGTCTTCTTGCCCAGGCCGTAGGTGACGGTGGCGTCCGACTGGATCAGGCCGTTCGTTTCGGTGTTGGTGGGCTTGAGGCGGTTGTAGATGGCACCGGCAACATCCTTGTACTCAGCCTGGCCGCCCTCTGCCTGCACGATGCTGGCGACGGTCACGACGTCGTACTGTTTGGCGGCGTCCGTCACGCCCTGCGACTTGAGTTCATCCTGGGTGCTCTTCACCAGCTTGGTGAGAATCTCCTTGGCGGTGGTGCCCAGCGGGAAGCGGTACTCCCCCGGGGCCAGGAAGCCTTCCAGGTTCTTCGCCTTGGAGGTCAGCCCGAACTGCTTGGGCGAGTTGCTGAGCGCCTTCAGCTGGGCCAGGGAAAGGCCCGAGCCCTCCGAGATCGCCTCCAGCGATTCATCGATCCGCAGGCCCGCGCTGAGGGCAAAGTACATGACCTTGGCCTGTCCCTCGTTGAGAAGTACGGAGACGGCGTCGGAGTTCTTCATCTCCTGCTTGAAGTCGTACTCCCCGGGCGAGAGCGTGCCGCCGGATGCGGACAGCGCCGCCATGAAGGTGTCGGCGTTGGCCACGACCTTCGCGTCCTCCAGTTTGGCCGCGACTGATACCGGGCCTTCGCCCGGAACGACCGATACCTTGACCTGGCCGGTACCGGGGCCGGGATAGTCGGCCGGCTTGTCGTTCCCCAGCAGCGGCTTCAGGAACTGCGCGCCGACGACGGTGGCTGTGACGAAGAGCGCGAGGGTCAGCAGCAGGGCCACGAGCCGGCGCCGGCGCCGGACTTTCTTGGAGGGCCGTGTCACTGTGGCTGCGTTCTCGGCGCCGGCCAGGAGCTGGTGCCCCACGGCCTGCTGCTCGTAGGGCACATGCTCCTCGTAGGGCGGGTGGGCTACTGCGTCATGGTGGACGTCATAATGGTGGCCATCCTCATGGTGGACAGCTCCGTGATGGCCATCCTCGTGATGGACGGCTTCGTGGTGAATGTCAGCGTGGGACTCGGCGTGGCCGTGCGCAAACTCGGCAAAATGCGGGGCGTCCTCAGACTGGGCGCCGTGGACCTGGGCGGCAGCGTCCCCATGCACGGCGGGGTCCGCATGTTCAGCAGGGTCGTGGATGGTTGGCGGAACCGGCGGAACGTCGGGAACCTCGACGGCCGGAACAGGCTCTGCAGTGGGAACGGCAGCCGGAGGTGTGGCTATTGCCGCCGTCCGGGGGCTGCCAGAACCGGAAGCCGCAGCCGATGACCCGGTCCGCTGCGCGGCGCCCACGCCCACGTGCAGCTCTTCGACGGACTCGTAGGCCTGCTCGGGCACGGCATCGCCGGACTCGGCGGTGACGGCCTTCTCGCGGGCGCGGATCTCTTTGCGTGTCAGGGGCCGTCCGGCGTCCGCGAAGGGGTCGCCGGCGGAGTCGTCGCTATTGACCGGGCTCACTGTAGCTGTCCATCCTCTGAAGATCGTGTTTCCTTTTCCGGGTCAGGCCGTTCAGCAGTATCTGCGGCGGCATGTCCGGGCAGCCCCGTACGGGGAAGCGCGCGCACACGGCTCCCCACATCCGTTCCCCTGGCTTTTTGCATGTCGATGGCGTGCTGCAATATTCCTGCAGCCGCAACCTGATCCACCACTTTACGGTGATTTTTGCTGCTCATGCCAGCTTCGTGAAGGTTGCGGTGGGCCGTGACGGTGCTGAGCCGCTCATCAACCAGGTGCACCGGGACGTCCGAACCTGTGCGGTCCAGTTCGTCAGCCAGCAGCTGGGCGTACTCCGTGGCCATGCGGGCTGAGGCGTGTTCCTCGCCCTTCATGGTCCGTGGCAGGCCAACGAAAATCTGCACGGCTCCCCGGTCTGCCGCGAGGGCGGCAATGACCCTGACATCCGAGTTTTTCTTGGCATTGCGGTCCAGCGTCTTCAGCGGTGTGGCCAGGATCTCGTCCCGGTCACAAATGGCGACGCCGACACGGACGGTCCCCACGTCCACCCCCAGTTTGATGCCTCGGGGGTGAACGTGCGGCTCAGCGGATGAAGTCACGGTTGGTTAGCGCCTGGTGACGGCGTCGACGACGGCGGTCAGTGCGGCGCCAACCTTGGAGGCGTCGGTGCCGCCGCCCTGGGCGACATCGTCCTTGCCGCCACCGCCGCCACCGAGGATTCCGGCGGCGAGCCGGACCAGGGCACCTGCCTTCACGCCGGCTTCACGGGCGGCTTCGTTGGTGGCCACCAGGATGACCGGGCGGTCGTTGCTGACGCCGGCCACGGCAACCGTGGAGGCTTCGGACCCAAGCCGGTTGCGGAGGTCCAGGGCGAGACCGCGGATGTCGTCGGCGCCGCTGACCTGGCCGGCGTCGTGCGCGATGACCCGGACGCCGGCGGCGTCCACGGCGGTTCCCGCGAGCTGGGCGGCAGCGGCGGCGAGCTGCTCCTTCCGGAGCCGTTCGAGCTCCTTTTCCGTGGCCTTCAGCTTGGCGAGGGTCGCGGAGATGCGGTCAGCCAGCTGCCCGGAGGGCACCTTGAGCATTTCGGTGAGTTCGGTCACGAGTGCGCGCTCCGCAGCCAGGTGCCGGAAGGCGTCCATGCCGACGAACGCCTCGACGCGGCGGTTTCCCGACCCGACGGACTGCTCGCCGAGCAGGGACAGGCTGCCGATCAGCGAGGTGTTGGACACATGGGTGCCGCCGCACAGCTCACGGGACCACGCGCCGTCGATCTCCACGACCCGGACCTCGCTGCCGTAGTTCTCGCCGAACAGCGCCATGGCGCCCAGGGCCTTGGCCTCGGCGAGGCCCATGACCTTGGTGTCCACGTGAAAGTTGTTCCGGATGGCGAGGTTGGAGACTTCCTCGATTTCGGACTTGGTGGCGGCGCTCAGTCCCTCACCCCAGGCGAAGTCGAAACGCAGGTAGCCGGCCTTGTTGAACGAGCCGCGCTGGGTGGCCTGCGGGCCGAGGATCTGGTGCAGTGCCGCGTGCACGATGTGCGTTCCGGTGTGCGCCTGCTCGGCAGCGTGGCGCCGTTCACGGTCCACAGCGGCACGGACCAGTGCGTCGGAGGCGATCTCGCCTTCGCGGACGATGGCCTTGTGGACGCTCAGGCCCTTGAGCGGACGCTGGACGTCGAGAACCTCGACGACGAAGCCGTCGCCGGTGATGAGACCGGTGTCGGCTGCCTGGCCGCCGGCCTCGGCGTAGAACGGGGTCTCGGCGAGCACGAGTTCGATTTCGTCGCCGGTGGCAGCCTGGGACACCTTGCTGCCGCCGCTGAGGATGCCGCGGACCCGGGATTCGCCTTCGAGGTCGGTGTAGCCGGTGAAGACGGTTTCGCCCTCTGCCAGCAGCTCCTGGAAGGCAGAGAGGTCAGCGTGGCCGCCCTTCTTGCCCTTGGCGTCGGCCTGGGCGCGCTGGCGCTGCTCGAGCATGAGCTTGCGGAACTCGGGCTCGTCCACCTTCAGCCCGGCTTCCTCGGCCATTTCGAGCGTCAGGTCGATGGGGAACCCGTAGGTGTCGTGCAGGGTGAAGGCGTCGGCGCCGGAGAGGGGGCGGCCTGCGGCCTTGGATTCGTTGACGGCGTCCTCGAGGCGGGCCGTGCCGGACGCGATGGTGCGCAGGAACGCCTTTTCTTCGGCGTAGGCGATCCGGCTGATCCGGTCGAAGTCGGTGTCCACGATGGGGTACACGCCCTTCATGGCGTCGCGCGAGGCGGGCAGGAGGTCCGGAAGGCAGGCCTGTTCCACGCCGAGCAGGCGCATGGAGCGGACCGCGCGGCGGATGAGGCGCCGCAGCACGTAGCCGCGGCCTTCGTTGGAGGGTGTGACGCCGTCGGCGATGAGCATCAGGGCCGAGCGGATGTGGTCGGCGACGACGCGCATGCGGACGTCATCGGTGTGGTGCGGATCGTCCTCGGTCTCGGCGGAGGTGTATTCCTTGCCCGAGAGCTTGGCGGCCATGTCGATGACCGGGCGGACCTGGTCGGTCTCGTACATGTTCTCGACGTCCTGCAGGATCATGGCAAGACGTTCCATGCCCAGGCCGGTGTCGATGTTCTTCTTGGGCAGTTCGCCCATGATGTCGAACTCGACCTTGGAGCGGACGTTGTCGATCTGGTACTGCATGAACACGAGGTTCCAGATCTCCACGTAGCGGTTCTCGTCGGCGATGGGGCCGCCCTCGGCGCCGTAGGCCGGGCCGCGGTCGTAGTAGATCTCCGAGCAGGGGCCGGCGGGGCCGGGCTGGCCGGTGGACCAGTAGTTGTCCGACTTGCCCATGCGCTGGATGCGCTCAGCGGGTACTCCGGTGTTCTTGAGCCAGAGTTCCTCGGCTTCGTCGTCCTCTTCGTAGACGGTCACCCACAGCCGTTCCGGCGGAAGTCCGTACCCGCCGTCGGCGACGCCCGTGGTCAGCAGCTCCCACGCGAACTTGATGGCGTCTTCCTTGAAGTAGTCCCCGAAGGAGAAGTTGCCGCACATCTGGAAGAAGGTGCCGTGGCGGGCGGTCTTGCCCACTTCCTCAATGTCGCCGGTGCGGATGCACTTCTGGACGCTGGTGGCCCGGGTGTAGGGCGGTTCCTCTCGCGCGGTCAGGTACGGGATGAACGGAACCATGCCGGCAACCGTGAACAGCAGGGAGGGGTCGCTGGAGACCAGCGATGCGGAGGGAACCGCCGTGTGGCCTTTGCTGACGAAAAAATCGACCCAGCGCTTTGTGATCTCCTGCGACTTCATGAGCTGATTACTTACCCTTCTTGGTTCACGCATGCTGGCGCGTGACAGTTTGATTCAGAGGCAGTTCCGGTCTTGGACGGCACTGCAGGTTTTAATTCTCGCGCGTTTAGCGGCGGACGACGTCCTGGGACTCAACACCCAGCGCGGAGCGCAGGTCCGTTTCCCGTTCGCGCATGCCGGCGCGGACGGCATCGGCGAAGTCGTAGACTCCGTCGGCGAGCCGGCCCACGGCCCGGTTCAGGCCTTCGGGGCCCAGCGCTGACTGCGCCTCGGTGACCTTGCGGAAGGCAATGACCCCGATGGCCACGCCGATTCCCATCCAGACAAGTCGTTTCATTTCAGTTCTCCGGGTGGGCTTAGCGGCTGCGGCGGCCGGTGGCGGGCTTCTTGCGGGTGGCGAACGCGGTACGGACGCCGTAGCTGAACGCGGCCACCTTGATCAGCGGCGAACCGACAGTCGCGGCCACGAGGGAGGACAGCGCGGAGATGTTGGCAGAGGCGTCCGAAACGTTGGAGGCAATGCCGTCCACTTTCTTCAGCTGCTGGTTGGTGGTGGAGACCGTCGCGGTGACCTCGTCCATGAGCGGGGTGGCGCCGTCGCTGATGGAACGGATGGATGTCCGGACCTCGTCGAACACCCGCCCCAGCTTGAGGATGGGCACAGCCAACAACAGGACCAGGAGCGCAAATACCCCGGCCGCGATCAGGCCGGCAATATCGCCACCAGACATAGACGTTCATCTCCTTGAAACTCCGTGGAACTGTACCGGACGTGCGGCGGCCAACATGCTGCAGCCGAAAATGTCCCCCAAGTACCTTACATACAAAGAAGCCCGCGGCGCTTGCCACGGGCTTCTCTGTATACGCTGCCGGAATTTAGCGTGCGTAGAATTCGACGACGAGCTGCTCTTCGCAGGTCACGGGGACCTCGGCGCGCTTCGGGCGGCGAACCAGGCGGGCCTGCAGGGCGTCCAGCTTGACGTCCAGGTAGGCCGGAACCTGGGGCAGGACGTCGCGGTGTGCGCCGGCTGCTGCAACCTGGAACGGAGGCATGGTTTCGCTGCGGCTGTGAACGTGGACCAGCTGGCCCTCGCCGACGCGGAAGGACGGGCGGTCAACGCGGATGCCGTCAACCAGGATGTGGCGGTGCACAACCAGCTGGCGGGCCTGTGCGATGGTGCGGGCGAAACCGGCACGCAGCACGAGGGCGTCGAGGCGCATTTCGAGCAGTTCGATGAGGTTTTCACCGGTCAGGCCCTTGGTGCGGCGTGCTTCTTCGAAGGCACGGGTCATCTGAGCTTCGCGGATGCCGTACTGGGCGCGCAGACGCTGCTTTTCGCGCAGACGTACGGCGTAGTCGGAGTCCTGCTTCTTGCGGGCACGGCCATGCTCACCGGGGCCGTACGGGCGGCGCTCCATGTACTTGGCGGCCTTGGGGGTCAGAGCGATGCCGAGGGACCGCGAGAGGCGGGCCTGACGGCGAGCACGAGTGTTGTTAGCCACTTGTGTCCTTCCAATATCTGCGGTGTGTCAGTGTTACTGGCCTCCACGATGGAGAGCATCGGCCAACCGCTGCCTTTTGCTACTGGGCACAGGGCACAGCTCCGTCGAACTAAAATTCGGTGGATTGTGCGTCCGTGCCTTGCCAGACAAACATCCATCCTACCACGGCGGTCACTTCCCCCGGACGATCTTCCGCAGCCGTTCAAGCCGGACGGCGATGTCCCGCTCGGCACCGTTTGCAGTGGGCTCGTAATAGTCGCGGCCCACGAGGTCGTCCGGCGGGTACTGCTGGGCGGCCACCGAGTGCGGGGCATCATGGGCGTACTTGTAGCCCACGCCGTGGCCCAGCTGCTTTGACCCTGGATAGTGCGCGTCGCGCAGGTGCGCGGGAATCCCGTTGCCCAAGCCCGCCCGCACGTCTGCGATGGCCTTGTTGATGCCCATGTAGGCCGCGTTGGACTTTGGCGCCGTGGCCAGGTGGACCACCGCCTCGGCGAGCACGATGCGGCCCTCGGGCATTCCGATGAGCTGCACGGCCTGCGCCGCGGCCACGGCCGTCTGCAGCGCCGTCGGATCCGCCATGCCGACGTCCTCCGCGGCCGAGATCACGATGCGCCGGGCCACGAAGCGCGGGTCCTCCCCCGCCTCCAGCATCCGCGCGAGGTAGTGCAGGGCCGCGTCCACGTCGGACCCGCGGATGGACTTGATGAATGCGCTGGCCACGTCGTAGTGCTGGTCCCCGGCGCGGTCGTAGCGGACGGCTGCGGCGTCCAGGGCACGCTCGGTGTGCCGCAGTTCGACGGCGACCGGCTGGCCAGCGCCGCTGTCAACTGGTCCGCTGTCGCCGGTGTCACCGTCCCCCGCACCGGAATGTCCGACGTCGTCCGCGTCACCGAACGCAACGCCGGCGGCGGCTTCCAGCGCGGTCAGCGCCCGGCGGGCGTCGCCGCCGGAAAGCCGCACGAGGTGTTCCAGGGCCTCGTCGCTGAGCCGGACGTTGCCGTTCAAACCGCGGGGATCCTCGACGGCCCGCACCAGCAGGCCCTCGATGTCCGCGTCGGTGAGCGGCTTGAGCGTCAGCAGCAGGGAGCGGGACAGCAGCGGGGAGACCACCGAAAACGACGGATTTTCCGTGGTTGCCGCTACCAGGACGACCCAGCCTTTTTCGACGCCGGGCAGCAGCGCATCCTGCTGCGCCTTGTTGAAGCGGTGGATCTCATCGAGGAACAGGACGGTGGTGGTCTTGTACAGGTCACGGGCGGTCAGGGCGTCGTCCATGACGCGGCGGACATCCTTGACCCCGGAGGTGATGGCTGAGAGCTCCACGAACTTGCGCCCGGGCCCGCGTGCGATCACGTGGGCCAGCGTGGTTTTCCCGGTGCCCGGCGGCCCCCAGAGGATCAGCGAGCTGGGGCCGGCAGGACCGGCGGCGTCGGCACCTGCTGCCAGCTGCCGCAGCGGGGACCCCTGGCCCAGCAGGTGCTGCTGGCCCACCACCTCGTCAAGCGTCCGCGGGCGCATCCGGACTGCCAGCGGGCTGCGCGGCGTTGAACGGGACTGCGTTGAACGGGACTGGGCGGCGTCGCCGGCGTCGTCGTTGTCGCCGTCGTCGCTGTCCTGGGCCGCCGAACCAAAAAGATCATCCACATAGATAGGCTACTTCTAGATTCAGCAGGAAAAGTCCGGCCACGAAAGCGGGGAATTCGCAATGCCAGGCAGCCGTCCGACGCAGGGACGTCCGGCGTCCACCAGGACCGCGTTCATCCCCGGCACGCGGCTGGCCGGCTGGGTG
This window harbors:
- the aroC gene encoding chorismate synthase yields the protein MLRWLTAGESHGPALVGIIEGVPAGVELTSGQIADALARRRLGYGRGARMKFEQDVVTILGGVRHGITQGGPVAIQVGNTEWPKWEQIMSADPVDPEELAGQARNAPLTRPRPGHADFTGMQKYGFDEARPVLERASARETATRVAMGTVAAQFLKHLGIELVSHTVSIASVTVPEGRPLPLPDNVIALDADPLRCFDRETSDAMVAEVDAAHKEGETLGGVVEVLAYGLPPGLGSYVHWDRRLDSRLAAALMGIQAIKGVEVGDGFLTAARRGSAAHDEIIKDADGRIIRTSNRAGGIEGGMSIGDVLRVRAAMKPIATVPRALKTIDISTGEAAKAHHQRSDVCAVPAAGVVAEAMVALVLAEAVTEKFGGDSVAETARNIKGYLESIPASLDTIGL
- the mltG gene encoding endolytic transglycosylase MltG, with the protein product MSPVNSDDSAGDPFADAGRPLTRKEIRAREKAVTAESGDAVPEQAYESVEELHVGVGAAQRTGSSAAASGSGSPRTAAIATPPAAVPTAEPVPAVEVPDVPPVPPTIHDPAEHADPAVHGDAAAQVHGAQSEDAPHFAEFAHGHAESHADIHHEAVHHEDGHHGAVHHEDGHHYDVHHDAVAHPPYEEHVPYEQQAVGHQLLAGAENAATVTRPSKKVRRRRRLVALLLTLALFVTATVVGAQFLKPLLGNDKPADYPGPGTGQVKVSVVPGEGPVSVAAKLEDAKVVANADTFMAALSASGGTLSPGEYDFKQEMKNSDAVSVLLNEGQAKVMYFALSAGLRIDESLEAISEGSGLSLAQLKALSNSPKQFGLTSKAKNLEGFLAPGEYRFPLGTTAKEILTKLVKSTQDELKSQGVTDAAKQYDVVTVASIVQAEGGQAEYKDVAGAIYNRLKPTNTETNGLIQSDATVTYGLGKKTFHIDEAEKADKSNPYNTYAIQGLPAGPIGSPGTTAIDAAAKPNNNDYLYWVTINLDTKETKFSKTLAEHNGYVEQYNAWCEANPGRCV
- the efp gene encoding elongation factor P gives rise to the protein MATTNDIKNGTVLKLEGQLWNVIEFQHVKPGKGGAFVRTKMRNVMSGKVVDKTFNAGLKIETATVDRRDYQYLYQDGADFVFMDTSDYDQITVSGATVGDATNFMLENQMVNIAIHEGTPLYIELPPSVVLEITYTEPGLQGDRSSAGTKPATLETGYEIQVPLFVENNTKVKVDTRDGSYLGRVND
- the ruvX gene encoding Holliday junction resolvase RuvX; this translates as MTSSAEPHVHPRGIKLGVDVGTVRVGVAICDRDEILATPLKTLDRNAKKNSDVRVIAALAADRGAVQIFVGLPRTMKGEEHASARMATEYAQLLADELDRTGSDVPVHLVDERLSTVTAHRNLHEAGMSSKNHRKVVDQVAAAGILQHAIDMQKARGTDVGSRVRALPRTGLPGHAAADTAERPDPEKETRSSEDGQLQ
- a CDS encoding shikimate kinase — its product is MPRSNTPCAAGDRPIVLIGPMAVGKSAIGQQLAQQLDAPFVDTDAVIVEGHGSIADIFASRGERAFREIEARTVARILEAAAGTATVVSLGGGSVLDSGTQQLLERCTVVYLECDADTVAARIAKNSGRPLLAGDGIRRWKALFATRKPVYERLADIVLDVRQGTVPQLGLKLETALCDFAAGKPHETTTREINKTATTAANGSAAAKQEVEK
- the aroB gene encoding 3-dehydroquinate synthase, producing the protein MSESTVIKVTGQSAGDNYDVVVGRGLLGTLPGLLGERVRRVLVIHPRALRLTGDTVRDELAAAGFTAVTAEIPDAEEGKHIQVAAFCWQVLGQNDFTRSDAVVSVGGGAVTDLAGFVAATWLRGVKVIHMPTSLLGMVDAAVGGKTGINTAEGKNLVGSFHPPAAVLADLDTLKTLPRNEIISGMAEVIKCGFIADPAILDLVEKDPDAVTDPGSDVLRELIERAIAVKARVVSEDLKESGLREILNYGHTLGHAIELVERYSWRHGAAVSVGMMFAAELSRSVGRLSDADADRHRSILESLGLPVTYRRDRWQGLLDGMRRDKKSRGDLLRFVVLDGIAKPGILDVPDTSLLFAAYQEIAS
- a CDS encoding shikimate dehydrogenase gives rise to the protein MSLRAAVLGHPIGHSKSPALHLAAYARLGAEIGYSAIDVTEESLPAFMDTVRAEPGWRGLSITMPLKKAMVAEVDEVRGVARVLGVINTVVFEGVGDSTRRIGYNTDVAGIVNALRNAGAGDGPSGVILGGGGTAAAAVAALQELGAVKVDLYVRNTARAEEARAAASGLGMDITVHSLDGAVEAMAGAGVVISTLPPRAADGMAAELEALGRRTDGVLLDVAYDPWPSQIAAAWHAGGGTVVPGLEMLLYQAVEQVRHFTGLAEAGSAEVIDVMCDAVGAPRRVS
- a CDS encoding tetratricopeptide repeat protein, with the translated sequence MRDDQTGTIEWPDGGFPGIRVNPESLLPEIISEETCAAALEASTDPAERVLVLLAEGRAGDAAEVLAEARYRDPESFRLRAYEADVLRVSHRYDRAVELFRQLLTEAQGTANEALAHQYLGRAYFAAGNIGAAVESFTRALDLRVAQSADAALIYSSTVALQRARDVFELAS